A window from Flavobacterium gyeonganense encodes these proteins:
- the trpD gene encoding anthranilate phosphoribosyltransferase: MKTILNKLINHEVLTKEEAKNVLINISSGQYNPSQISAFLTVFMMRSITIEELIGFREALSELCIRIDLSDYNTIDLVGTGGDGKDTFNISTLASFVTAGAGIKVTKHGNYGVSSITGSSNVMEALGVKFSNDPNFLEKCVDKAGICILHAPLFHPAMKHVGPLRKELAVKTIFNILGPLINPSFPKNQLLGVFNLELARMYAYLYQNTDSNFTIVHALDGYDEISLTGPTKIITHSTEGMLNPEDFGVKLIKQSDIQGGETVAESAEIFTKIISGNGTEAQNNVVCANAAMAIATVTKCSPLEGFEQAKESLLSGKGLKALQKLQELSK, translated from the coding sequence ATGAAAACAATATTAAACAAATTAATCAATCACGAAGTGCTTACCAAAGAAGAAGCAAAAAACGTATTGATTAATATCTCAAGTGGTCAGTACAATCCGAGTCAGATTTCGGCTTTTTTGACCGTATTTATGATGCGAAGCATTACGATTGAAGAATTAATCGGTTTCAGGGAAGCACTGTCTGAATTGTGTATCCGTATTGATTTATCCGATTACAACACCATCGATTTGGTGGGTACCGGAGGGGATGGAAAAGATACTTTTAACATCTCTACTCTGGCATCATTTGTAACCGCCGGCGCCGGAATAAAAGTGACTAAGCATGGTAATTACGGAGTTTCATCTATTACAGGTTCCAGTAATGTTATGGAAGCTTTAGGAGTTAAATTTAGTAACGATCCTAATTTCCTTGAAAAATGTGTAGATAAGGCTGGTATTTGCATTCTTCACGCTCCTCTGTTCCATCCGGCTATGAAACATGTTGGACCACTTCGTAAAGAACTGGCAGTCAAAACCATTTTCAACATTCTGGGACCACTAATTAATCCTTCCTTTCCAAAAAATCAATTACTAGGGGTTTTCAATCTGGAATTGGCGAGAATGTATGCTTATCTGTATCAAAATACCGATAGTAATTTTACGATTGTGCACGCTTTGGATGGCTATGATGAAATCTCTTTGACAGGGCCAACCAAAATAATTACACATAGTACCGAAGGTATGCTAAATCCGGAAGATTTTGGTGTTAAATTAATTAAACAAAGCGACATTCAAGGAGGTGAAACTGTTGCGGAATCGGCAGAAATTTTTACGAAAATCATTTCAGGAAACGGAACCGAAGCACAAAATAATGTTGTTTGTGCCAACGCAGCCATGGCGATTGCAACTGTCACAAAATGTTCCCCACTAGAAGGGTTTGAACAAGCAAAAGAAAGTTTGTTATCCGGAAAAGGATTGAAAGCATTACAGAAATTACAAGAATTAAGTAAATAA
- the trpC gene encoding indole-3-glycerol phosphate synthase TrpC, with amino-acid sequence MNILDKIIIDKKREVILKKSIIPVSQLEASVFFGKQTISLSQKLKESNSGIIAEHKRRSPSKSIINNNFTVEEVVKGYEDAGACGISVLTDGKYFGGSLDDLLLARASVNIPLLRKEFIVDEYQILEAKAHGADLILLIAAVLTREEIKSLSEFAKKLGLEVLLEVHNHEELEKSIMPSLDMIGVNNRNLKTFEVSLDFSKQLASQIPDEFVKVSESGISSVEAIQELKPYGYKGFLIGENFMKTDNAGKAATEFIKQL; translated from the coding sequence ATGAACATTTTAGATAAAATAATAATAGACAAAAAAAGAGAAGTGATTTTGAAGAAATCGATTATTCCTGTTTCTCAATTGGAAGCTTCAGTGTTTTTTGGAAAACAGACTATTTCACTTAGCCAAAAATTAAAAGAAAGTAATTCTGGAATAATAGCAGAGCACAAACGCCGTTCTCCTTCAAAATCAATCATCAATAACAATTTTACGGTTGAAGAAGTCGTTAAGGGCTACGAAGATGCCGGAGCCTGTGGAATTTCGGTTCTGACTGACGGAAAATATTTCGGCGGATCTTTAGACGATTTACTTTTAGCAAGAGCCTCAGTAAATATTCCACTATTGCGAAAAGAATTTATTGTAGATGAATACCAGATTTTAGAAGCAAAAGCCCACGGAGCCGATTTGATTTTGCTGATCGCTGCAGTTTTAACCCGTGAAGAAATCAAATCCTTATCTGAATTTGCTAAAAAATTAGGTTTAGAAGTATTATTAGAAGTTCACAATCACGAAGAACTGGAGAAATCAATTATGCCTAGTTTAGATATGATTGGCGTGAATAACCGAAACCTAAAAACTTTTGAAGTAAGTCTGGATTTCAGCAAACAGCTGGCTTCTCAAATTCCGGATGAATTTGTAAAAGTTTCTGAAAGTGGAATTTCATCTGTAGAAGCGATTCAGGAATTAAAACCTTACGGATATAAAGGTTTCTTAATTGGAGAAAACTTCATGAAAACAGACAACGCAGGAAAAGCAGCAACAGAATTTATTAAACAGCTATAA
- a CDS encoding phosphoribosylanthranilate isomerase produces MKYPENILEVGSLLPDYMGFIFWDKSARYCDGNIPELIKTIKKTGVFVNQSQEEILEKVEKHNLQAIQLHGNESVEFCSDLKERLPKKIEIIKVFSADENFDFEIITPFENVCDYFLFDTKGKLPGGNGTTFDWTILKKYNSHKPFFLSGGIGMNELKAIEEISKSNLPIYAVDINSKFEIEPGLKNKNLLSNFKRKFEIVNI; encoded by the coding sequence ATGAAATATCCAGAAAACATTCTCGAAGTAGGTTCACTCCTGCCCGATTATATGGGATTTATTTTCTGGGATAAATCCGCAAGATATTGTGACGGAAATATTCCGGAGCTCATAAAAACAATTAAAAAAACAGGCGTATTTGTAAACCAGAGTCAGGAAGAAATTCTGGAAAAAGTAGAAAAACACAATTTACAAGCCATTCAGTTACACGGGAATGAATCGGTTGAATTTTGTTCAGATTTAAAAGAAAGACTTCCAAAGAAAATCGAAATCATTAAAGTATTTTCAGCAGACGAAAATTTTGATTTTGAAATCATTACACCTTTTGAAAATGTCTGCGATTATTTTCTGTTTGATACCAAAGGAAAATTACCCGGCGGCAACGGAACCACTTTTGACTGGACAATATTAAAAAAATACAATTCGCATAAGCCTTTCTTTTTAAGCGGCGGCATTGGAATGAATGAATTAAAAGCCATCGAAGAAATCTCAAAAAGCAACCTGCCTATTTATGCTGTCGATATAAATAGTAAATTTGAAATCGAACCGGGGCTAAAGAATAAAAATCTATTAAGCAATTTCAAGCGGAAATTTGAAATTGTCAACATTTAA
- the trpB gene encoding tryptophan synthase subunit beta, with the protein MNFNVDEKGYYGEFGGAYIPEMLYPNVEELRQNYLKITAEPDFKAEFNQLLKDYVGRPSPLYFAKRLSEKYNTKVYLKREDLNHTGAHKVNNTIGQILVARRLGKKRIIAETGAGQHGVATATVCALMGMECIVYMGEIDIARQAPNVARMKMLGAEVRPALSGSRTLKDATNEAIRDWINNPVDTHYIIGSAIGPHPYPDMVTRFQSVISEEIKWQLKEKEGRENPDYVVACIGGGSNAAGTYYHFLHEPEVGIIAVEAAGKGVDSGHSAATSKLGKVGVIHGCKTLLMQTSDGQITEPYSISAGLDYPGVGPMHAHLAQTGRGEFFSVTDDDAMNAGLQLTKLEGIIPAIESAHAFAVLDQKKFKPTDIVVISLSGRGDKDLDNYIDYFKL; encoded by the coding sequence ATGAATTTTAACGTAGACGAAAAAGGATATTACGGAGAATTTGGAGGAGCTTACATTCCTGAAATGCTCTATCCGAATGTAGAAGAATTACGCCAGAATTATTTAAAAATTACAGCTGAACCTGATTTTAAAGCCGAATTCAACCAATTACTCAAAGATTACGTTGGCCGCCCAAGCCCATTATATTTCGCTAAGCGTTTATCTGAGAAATACAATACAAAAGTTTACTTAAAAAGAGAAGACTTAAACCATACCGGAGCACATAAAGTTAATAATACAATCGGGCAAATATTAGTTGCCAGACGTTTAGGCAAAAAACGAATTATTGCCGAAACCGGTGCTGGTCAACACGGTGTTGCGACAGCAACTGTTTGTGCTTTGATGGGAATGGAATGTATCGTGTACATGGGCGAGATTGACATTGCACGTCAGGCTCCAAACGTAGCCAGAATGAAAATGTTAGGCGCAGAAGTTCGTCCTGCACTTTCGGGTTCAAGAACTTTAAAAGATGCTACAAACGAAGCTATTAGAGACTGGATCAACAATCCGGTTGACACCCATTATATTATCGGATCTGCAATTGGACCTCATCCTTATCCGGATATGGTAACGCGTTTTCAAAGTGTAATTTCAGAGGAAATCAAATGGCAGTTAAAAGAAAAAGAAGGTCGTGAAAATCCGGATTATGTAGTCGCTTGTATTGGTGGAGGAAGCAATGCTGCCGGAACCTATTATCACTTTTTGCACGAGCCAGAAGTTGGAATCATTGCTGTTGAAGCTGCCGGAAAAGGTGTTGACAGCGGACACAGTGCCGCAACTAGCAAATTGGGAAAAGTGGGCGTTATCCACGGTTGTAAAACCCTTTTGATGCAAACATCTGACGGACAAATTACAGAACCATATTCGATTTCTGCAGGTCTTGATTACCCTGGTGTGGGGCCGATGCACGCACATTTGGCACAAACCGGACGTGGCGAATTTTTCTCAGTAACCGATGACGATGCGATGAATGCAGGTTTGCAGCTTACTAAATTAGAAGGAATCATTCCGGCGATTGAGAGCGCACATGCTTTTGCCGTTTTAGACCAAAAGAAATTCAAACCAACTGATATTGTGGTGATCAGCCTTTCAGGTCGTGGCGACAAAGATTTAGATAATTATATTGACTATTTTAAATTGTAA
- a CDS encoding gamma-glutamylcyclotransferase family protein — protein MEQIFSYGTLQSKEIQMQVFNKLLTGTPDQLTGYKLKDLQIEEEFGIEDYFVATPSENPSDAVDGIVYTISSADLAKADQFESNAYKRVQITLKSGVVAWIYIEN, from the coding sequence ATGGAACAGATATTCTCCTACGGAACATTACAATCAAAAGAAATTCAGATGCAGGTTTTTAATAAACTGTTGACTGGGACACCGGACCAGCTAACAGGTTACAAACTAAAAGATCTTCAGATAGAAGAAGAATTTGGAATTGAAGACTATTTTGTAGCAACGCCAAGCGAAAATCCATCGGATGCAGTAGACGGTATTGTTTACACTATTTCCAGTGCTGACCTTGCAAAAGCAGATCAATTTGAATCTAATGCTTACAAAAGAGTTCAAATAACGCTGAAGTCGGGAGTTGTTGCATGGATTTATATTGAAAATTAA
- the trpA gene encoding tryptophan synthase subunit alpha encodes MNRITQKLQEDKKILSIYFSAGYPNLNDTVQIIQDLEKNGVDLIEIGLPFSDPLADGPTIQASSTSALHNGMTTQLLFDQLANIRESVKIPLIIMGYFNPMLQYGVEAFCKKCAEIGIDGLIIPDLPVDVYADEYKAIFEKYGLINVFLITPQTSDDRIRFIDSVSNGFIYMVSSASVTGSQSGFGNVQEEYFERISNLNLRNPQIVGFGISNKETFNQATKYAKGAIIGSAFIKHLSESGSVKIEEFVEAIR; translated from the coding sequence ATGAACAGAATAACCCAAAAATTACAAGAAGATAAAAAGATCCTTTCTATTTATTTTTCAGCAGGATATCCAAACTTAAATGATACCGTTCAGATTATTCAGGATTTAGAAAAAAACGGCGTGGATTTAATCGAAATAGGTCTTCCGTTCAGTGATCCTCTGGCAGACGGACCAACAATCCAGGCAAGTTCAACCTCAGCACTTCATAACGGAATGACCACTCAGCTGCTTTTTGACCAGCTGGCAAACATTCGCGAAAGCGTAAAAATTCCGTTGATTATTATGGGATATTTTAATCCGATGCTGCAATACGGAGTTGAAGCTTTCTGTAAAAAATGCGCGGAAATTGGTATCGACGGATTAATCATTCCGGATCTTCCGGTTGATGTTTATGCAGACGAATACAAAGCTATTTTCGAAAAATATGGTTTAATTAATGTGTTTTTAATTACACCACAAACTTCAGACGATCGTATCCGTTTTATCGATAGCGTTTCAAATGGATTTATTTATATGGTAAGTTCGGCAAGTGTTACAGGATCACAATCTGGTTTCGGAAATGTTCAGGAAGAATATTTTGAGAGAATTTCAAATCTTAATCTAAGGAATCCTCAGATCGTTGGTTTCGGAATTTCGAATAAAGAAACTTTTAATCAGGCTACAAAATATGCAAAAGGCGCTATTATTGGAAGTGCTTTCATCAAACATTTAAGCGAAAGCGGAAGTGTTAAGATTGAAGAATTTGTTGAAGCGATTCGATAG
- a CDS encoding M1 family metallopeptidase, which translates to MINAISKRTFILIFNLLFCFAHAQQNQKLPIPTKQDTLNGSITPERIWWDIQHYDLTIKPDYNSKTITGKNVIEYNVVNKKHSPLMQIDLVAPLKIDSIFQKGKKVDYTQNENIWYLKLPYNQLSKKNKITIYYSGKPTESIKPPWDGGLVWSKDSLNRPWISVACQYKGASLWYPCKNALYDEPDKGATITVSASNGLIAISNGRLKLKNKNTDNTFSYTWEIKNPINHYGITFYIGNYVNLHDTYKGENGSLSMDYWVLDYNKEKAKKHMIPEVHNTMKSLENWFGPYPFYEDGFKIVDAPYIGMEHQSAIAYGSSYKKGTNKKGGDISNTGWGKKTDKIIVHEMAHEWFGNSITANDIADRWIQEGFAGLAEELVIADLYEKQAGNEFMIGRFRTIENDKPVIGRYGINEDGSNDNYIKGWAVLHMIKTIINDDTKFREILRSLNYDFHNKVITSNEIENYISRKSGINFYYLFDQYLRSERVPVLEYKFKDEQLSYRYINCNDDFEMPITTNWTQDKWLKPTTSFQTLRLKNEDFNKYFNPNPNFYITIKEVK; encoded by the coding sequence ATGATAAATGCTATAAGTAAAAGAACTTTTATACTTATTTTCAACTTACTGTTTTGTTTTGCACATGCGCAACAAAATCAAAAATTACCAATACCAACAAAACAAGATACTTTAAACGGTTCTATAACTCCCGAAAGAATCTGGTGGGATATTCAGCATTATGATCTCACTATAAAACCTGATTACAACAGCAAAACTATTACCGGAAAAAATGTAATTGAATATAATGTTGTCAATAAAAAGCATTCTCCATTAATGCAAATTGACCTTGTTGCTCCTTTAAAAATCGACAGCATTTTTCAGAAAGGAAAAAAAGTAGATTATACTCAAAATGAAAATATTTGGTATTTAAAGTTGCCTTATAATCAACTTTCTAAAAAAAATAAAATCACCATTTATTATTCCGGGAAACCTACAGAATCCATCAAACCGCCTTGGGATGGAGGTCTGGTCTGGTCAAAAGATTCCTTAAATCGTCCGTGGATTTCAGTTGCATGTCAGTACAAAGGTGCTAGCTTGTGGTATCCTTGTAAAAATGCTTTGTATGATGAGCCTGATAAAGGCGCGACAATAACAGTTTCTGCTTCAAACGGTTTAATAGCAATTTCGAATGGCCGTTTAAAATTAAAAAACAAAAATACCGATAATACTTTCTCTTATACCTGGGAAATTAAAAATCCTATTAATCATTATGGAATTACTTTTTACATAGGAAATTATGTAAATCTTCATGATACCTACAAAGGAGAAAACGGAAGTTTAAGTATGGATTACTGGGTTTTAGATTACAACAAAGAAAAAGCTAAAAAACATATGATCCCGGAAGTTCATAATACAATGAAATCTCTGGAAAATTGGTTTGGTCCCTATCCTTTTTATGAAGACGGATTTAAAATTGTAGACGCACCTTACATCGGAATGGAACATCAAAGTGCAATTGCGTATGGAAGTTCTTACAAAAAGGGGACAAACAAAAAAGGAGGTGATATTTCGAATACCGGCTGGGGCAAAAAAACAGATAAAATTATCGTTCACGAAATGGCGCACGAATGGTTCGGGAACAGCATCACTGCAAATGACATTGCCGACCGATGGATTCAGGAAGGTTTTGCAGGTTTGGCCGAAGAACTTGTTATAGCTGATTTATACGAAAAACAAGCAGGAAATGAATTTATGATTGGCCGATTCAGAACTATTGAAAATGACAAACCGGTTATTGGCCGATACGGAATAAATGAAGATGGCAGCAATGATAATTATATCAAAGGTTGGGCAGTTTTGCACATGATAAAAACGATTATAAACGATGACACAAAATTTAGAGAAATATTGCGCAGTTTAAATTATGATTTCCACAATAAAGTTATTACATCAAATGAAATAGAAAACTATATAAGTAGAAAATCAGGAATCAATTTCTACTATTTATTTGACCAATATCTGAGATCAGAAAGAGTTCCGGTTTTGGAATACAAGTTTAAAGATGAACAATTAAGCTATCGATATATAAATTGTAATGACGATTTTGAAATGCCAATTACTACAAATTGGACACAGGATAAATGGTTGAAACCTACGACTTCCTTTCAGACATTACGGTTAAAAAATGAAGATTTCAACAAATACTTCAATCCTAATCCTAACTTTTACATCACGATTAAAGAAGTTAAATAA